Proteins encoded together in one Luteimonas fraxinea window:
- a CDS encoding S46 family peptidase, whose translation MASADSTPVPSRSQARTRFAATVGGLLAFAVAPAAFAAEGMWTLDNLPKAQLQSQYQFSPDQAWVDHAMQSSVRLAGGCSGSFVSPDGLVLTNAHCVVGCVQGLSSPQRDLQNDGFVADARGEELQCPAEELNVLREITDVSTRLASAADGKQGQAYVDARNAEKSRIESECVGDDEAKTRCDVVELYNGGQQHLYRYHRYSDVRLVFTPEYSVGFFGGDPDNFNFPRYNLDAALLRAYEDGKPANVEHHFTLNPQGAEPGELVMVTGHPGRTQRQLTVAQLETVRDVSLINNLLWLAERRAMLGQYGRSDDEATRQAQSDLTFTDNSYKVFRGQLQALLDPQVFAGKRAEEARLRDGVDAAPWNEVEAAQVVARQLAVPYMLLEQGRGFDSRLFGIARTLVRGGTERAKANDARLPEFQDAGQGRLRQTLLSKAPVYPEFEIAKLTWSLTKFRELLGTDDPLVKSVLGTQSPAQVAKALVEGSKLADVAERERLWSGGAAAIEASDDPFIRLARAVDAPARALRQRQESEVASIESRAATQIAKVRFEKLGTTVYPDATFTLRLSYGDVAGWEENGKAIEPFTTMGGVFARNTGAEPYALPKRWLDAEGRIAQDTRFNFVSTNDIIGGNSGSPVINRDAQVIGLAFDGNIHSLGGSFWYDPKLNRTVSVHSAAIIESLKSVYGADALVGELLQN comes from the coding sequence ATGGCGTCCGCCGATTCCACGCCCGTTCCTTCCCGCTCCCAGGCACGCACGCGCTTCGCCGCAACGGTCGGCGGGCTGCTCGCCTTTGCCGTTGCGCCCGCCGCATTCGCCGCCGAAGGCATGTGGACGCTCGACAATCTGCCCAAGGCCCAGCTGCAGTCGCAGTACCAGTTCTCGCCGGACCAGGCGTGGGTGGACCACGCGATGCAGTCCTCGGTGCGCCTGGCCGGCGGTTGCTCTGGCTCGTTCGTATCCCCTGATGGCCTCGTGCTGACGAACGCACACTGCGTCGTCGGTTGCGTGCAGGGCCTGTCCTCGCCGCAGCGCGATCTGCAGAACGACGGTTTCGTCGCCGATGCGCGCGGTGAGGAACTGCAGTGTCCGGCCGAGGAACTCAACGTGCTGCGGGAGATCACCGACGTCAGCACGCGTCTGGCCAGCGCGGCCGACGGCAAGCAGGGCCAGGCTTACGTGGATGCGCGCAATGCCGAAAAGAGCCGCATCGAATCGGAATGCGTCGGCGATGACGAAGCGAAGACGCGTTGCGATGTGGTCGAGCTCTACAACGGCGGCCAGCAGCATCTCTACCGCTACCACCGCTATTCCGACGTGCGCCTGGTGTTCACGCCCGAGTATTCGGTCGGCTTCTTCGGCGGCGATCCCGACAATTTCAATTTCCCGCGCTACAACCTCGACGCCGCGCTGCTGCGCGCCTACGAGGACGGCAAGCCGGCGAACGTCGAGCATCACTTCACGCTCAACCCCCAGGGCGCCGAGCCGGGCGAACTGGTCATGGTCACCGGCCATCCGGGCCGCACCCAGCGCCAGCTCACCGTCGCGCAGCTGGAAACGGTGCGTGACGTCAGCCTGATCAACAACCTGCTGTGGCTGGCCGAACGCCGCGCGATGCTGGGCCAGTACGGCCGCAGTGACGACGAAGCCACGCGTCAGGCGCAGTCGGATCTCACGTTCACCGACAACAGCTACAAGGTGTTCCGCGGCCAGCTGCAGGCGCTGCTCGACCCGCAGGTGTTCGCCGGCAAACGCGCCGAGGAAGCGCGTCTGCGCGACGGTGTGGACGCCGCGCCTTGGAACGAAGTGGAAGCCGCGCAGGTCGTCGCGCGTCAGCTCGCCGTGCCCTACATGCTGCTCGAGCAGGGCCGTGGTTTCGACTCGCGCCTGTTCGGCATCGCCCGCACGCTGGTGCGCGGCGGCACCGAACGCGCGAAGGCCAACGACGCCCGTCTGCCGGAGTTCCAGGACGCCGGCCAGGGCCGTCTGCGCCAGACTCTGCTGAGCAAGGCGCCCGTGTATCCCGAGTTCGAGATCGCCAAGCTGACCTGGTCGCTGACCAAGTTCCGCGAACTGCTTGGCACCGACGATCCGCTGGTGAAGTCCGTGCTCGGCACGCAGTCGCCCGCACAGGTCGCCAAGGCACTCGTCGAAGGCTCGAAGCTTGCCGACGTCGCCGAGCGCGAGCGTCTGTGGAGCGGCGGCGCCGCGGCGATCGAAGCCTCGGACGATCCCTTCATCCGTCTGGCCCGCGCGGTCGATGCGCCGGCACGTGCGCTGCGTCAGCGCCAGGAGTCGGAGGTGGCGTCGATCGAATCGCGCGCCGCCACGCAGATCGCCAAGGTGCGCTTCGAGAAGCTCGGCACCACGGTGTATCCGGATGCGACGTTCACATTGCGCCTGTCCTACGGCGATGTCGCCGGCTGGGAAGAAAACGGCAAGGCGATCGAGCCGTTCACGACGATGGGCGGCGTGTTCGCGCGCAACACCGGCGCCGAGCCGTACGCGCTGCCGAAGCGCTGGCTGGATGCGGAAGGCCGCATCGCGCAGGACACGCGTTTCAACTTCGTCAGCACCAACGACATCATCGGCGGCAACTCCGGCAGCCCGGTGATCAACCGCGACGCGCAGGTCATCGGTCTCGCGTTCGACGGCAACATCCACTCGCTGGGCGGCAGCTTCTGGTACGACCCCAAGCTCAACCGCACGGTGTCGGTGCACAGCGCGGCGATCATCGAATCGCTGAAGTCGGTCTACGGCGCCGATGCGCTGGTGGGTGAGCTGCTGCAGAACTGA
- a CDS encoding oxidoreductase, with protein sequence MGEVLRVALVGYGLAGRVFHAPLIRATPGFALHTVVSSDAGKVHADLPDARVEADPQTAFDDPAIDLVVIASPNATHAPLAIAALQAGKHVVVDKPFAIDLREALEVAAAARASGRLLGVFHNRRWDADFLALRTLVEAGTLGDIAEVHSHFDRFRPTVPDRWRDRAGPGAGLWLDLGPHLVDQALQLFGVPDAVQADIAIQRTGAVVDDYFHVVLRYPRLRVILHAGALVPGASLRFAVHGSGGSWFKHGLDPQETALRDGAVPGCDGWGVDPAPGRLLRVDADGTLHDAPSPAPAGDYRVFYAGIRDAICESAAPPVTLDEALDVMRVLQASTDSANGHVVALT encoded by the coding sequence GTGGGCGAGGTGTTGCGCGTCGCGCTGGTCGGCTATGGCCTCGCGGGTCGCGTGTTCCATGCGCCACTGATCCGGGCGACGCCCGGATTTGCGCTGCACACCGTGGTGTCCAGCGACGCGGGCAAGGTGCATGCGGACCTGCCCGACGCGCGCGTCGAAGCGGATCCGCAGACTGCGTTCGACGATCCTGCAATCGATCTCGTCGTCATCGCTTCGCCCAACGCGACACATGCGCCGCTGGCGATCGCGGCGCTGCAGGCCGGCAAGCATGTCGTCGTCGACAAACCGTTCGCGATCGATCTGCGCGAAGCGCTGGAGGTCGCCGCGGCAGCACGCGCGAGCGGCCGACTGCTCGGCGTGTTCCACAACCGTCGCTGGGATGCCGATTTCCTCGCGCTGCGTACGCTGGTCGAGGCCGGCACGCTGGGCGACATTGCCGAAGTCCATTCGCATTTCGATCGATTCCGCCCGACCGTGCCCGATCGCTGGCGCGACCGCGCGGGTCCGGGCGCGGGGCTGTGGCTGGATCTCGGCCCGCATCTGGTCGATCAGGCCCTGCAGCTGTTCGGCGTGCCGGATGCGGTGCAGGCCGACATCGCGATCCAGCGCACTGGCGCCGTGGTCGACGACTACTTCCATGTGGTGCTGCGCTATCCGCGACTGCGCGTGATCCTGCATGCGGGCGCGCTGGTGCCTGGCGCCAGCCTGCGGTTCGCGGTGCACGGCAGCGGCGGGAGCTGGTTCAAGCATGGACTCGATCCGCAGGAAACAGCGCTTCGCGATGGCGCGGTGCCCGGCTGCGACGGCTGGGGTGTCGACCCCGCGCCCGGGCGACTACTGCGCGTGGACGCGGATGGCACGCTGCACGACGCGCCATCGCCGGCACCTGCAGGCGATTACCGCGTGTTCTATGCCGGCATCCGCGATGCGATTTGCGAAAGTGCGGCGCCTCCGGTCACTCTCGACGAAGCGCTCGATGTCATGCGCGTGCTGCAGGCAAGCACCGACAGCGCTAACGGGCATGTGGTGGCGCTGACGTAG
- the uvrD gene encoding DNA helicase II: MDVSHLIDGLNAAQRQAVSAPDAHYLVLAGAGSGKTRVLTHRIAWLNEVVGVPAHGIFAVTFTNKAAAEMRHRVDAQLRSGARGMWIGTFHGLAHRLLRLHWQDAKLPESFQILDSDDQLRLVKRVVQQLELQDDARFPPRQIAWWINAQKDEGRRPQHIQDGADEWSEVMRKAYALYQERCDRAGLVDFAEILLRAHELLRDTPALLAHYRQRFGHLLVDEFQDTNAIQYAFVRVLAGDTGKVFVVGDDDQAIYGWRGAQVENVQRFLRDYPGAETIRLEQNYRSSANILGAANAVIAHNPERLGKQLWTDSGEGDPIDLYSAYNEIDEARYVVERALQWVRDGGSHGDIAILYRSNAQSRAMEEQLVAEQVPYRVYGGVRFFERAEIKDTLAYLRLVANRDDDAAFERAVNTPPRGIGERTLGEVRQQARTHGIPLWESAMRCAQGNVLAGRARNALAGFAQLIDQLSVELAELALKDKIDHVLARSNLRVHYANESKGSADSRVENLDELVSVASRFVRGDDEESAQLTEMVAFLAYASLEAGESQAQAGEDGVQLMTLHSAKGLEFPLVFLVGLEEGLFPSARTAEESGRLEEERRLAYVGITRARQKLVLTYAEARRLHGQDMFGVPSRFLREIPPVLLHEVRPKAQATRASFPQRQRDFGHASLAPSVAVRLGQNVTHVKFGSGTVTDIEGDGAHARVQVNFDDAGSKWLVLAYANLQPA, encoded by the coding sequence ATGGATGTGTCACACCTTATCGACGGCCTCAATGCCGCCCAGCGTCAGGCTGTTTCCGCGCCCGATGCCCACTACCTCGTCCTCGCCGGCGCCGGCAGCGGCAAGACCCGCGTGCTCACCCACCGGATCGCGTGGCTGAACGAGGTCGTCGGCGTGCCCGCGCACGGCATCTTCGCCGTCACCTTCACCAACAAGGCCGCGGCCGAGATGCGCCACCGCGTCGACGCGCAGTTGCGCAGCGGCGCACGTGGCATGTGGATCGGCACCTTCCACGGGCTCGCGCATCGTCTGCTGCGCCTGCACTGGCAGGACGCGAAGCTGCCCGAGAGCTTCCAGATTCTCGACAGTGACGACCAGCTGCGTCTGGTGAAGCGCGTCGTGCAGCAGCTCGAGCTCCAGGACGACGCACGCTTCCCGCCGCGGCAGATCGCGTGGTGGATCAATGCGCAGAAGGACGAGGGCCGCCGCCCGCAGCACATCCAGGACGGCGCGGACGAGTGGTCCGAGGTCATGCGCAAGGCGTATGCGCTGTACCAGGAGCGCTGCGACCGCGCGGGTCTGGTCGACTTCGCCGAGATCCTGCTGCGCGCGCACGAGCTGTTGCGCGACACGCCGGCGTTGCTCGCGCATTACCGGCAGCGCTTCGGCCATCTGCTGGTCGACGAATTCCAGGACACCAACGCGATCCAGTACGCCTTCGTGCGCGTGCTCGCCGGCGACACCGGCAAGGTGTTCGTGGTCGGCGACGACGACCAGGCGATCTACGGCTGGCGCGGCGCCCAGGTCGAAAACGTGCAGCGCTTCCTGCGCGACTATCCGGGCGCGGAGACGATCCGCCTCGAACAGAACTACCGCTCGAGTGCCAACATCCTCGGCGCCGCCAATGCGGTGATCGCGCACAACCCCGAGCGCCTCGGCAAGCAGCTGTGGACCGACAGCGGCGAAGGCGATCCGATCGATCTGTATTCGGCCTACAACGAGATCGACGAAGCGCGTTACGTCGTCGAACGCGCGCTGCAGTGGGTCCGCGATGGCGGCTCGCATGGCGACATCGCGATCCTCTACCGCAGCAACGCGCAGTCGCGCGCGATGGAAGAACAGCTCGTCGCCGAACAGGTGCCGTACCGCGTCTACGGCGGCGTGCGCTTCTTCGAACGCGCCGAGATCAAGGACACGCTGGCCTATCTGCGTCTGGTCGCCAACCGCGACGACGACGCGGCATTCGAGCGCGCGGTCAACACGCCGCCGCGCGGCATCGGCGAACGCACGCTCGGCGAAGTGCGCCAGCAGGCGCGCACGCACGGGATTCCGTTGTGGGAATCCGCGATGCGCTGCGCGCAAGGCAACGTGCTCGCCGGCCGCGCGCGCAATGCGCTGGCCGGGTTCGCGCAGCTGATCGACCAGCTGTCGGTCGAACTGGCCGAGTTGGCATTGAAGGACAAGATCGACCATGTGCTGGCGCGCTCGAACCTGCGCGTGCATTACGCCAACGAATCGAAGGGCAGCGCGGATTCGCGGGTCGAGAATCTCGACGAACTGGTGTCGGTGGCCTCGCGCTTCGTGCGCGGCGACGACGAAGAGAGCGCGCAGCTGACCGAGATGGTCGCGTTCCTCGCCTACGCCTCGCTGGAAGCCGGCGAAAGCCAGGCCCAGGCCGGCGAGGATGGCGTGCAGCTGATGACCCTGCACAGTGCCAAGGGCCTCGAATTCCCGTTGGTGTTCCTGGTCGGTCTGGAAGAAGGCCTGTTCCCGAGCGCGCGTACTGCCGAGGAAAGCGGACGCCTGGAGGAAGAGCGCCGGCTCGCCTATGTGGGCATCACCCGCGCGCGGCAGAAGCTGGTGCTGACCTACGCCGAAGCGCGGCGTCTGCACGGCCAGGACATGTTCGGCGTGCCGTCGCGTTTCCTGCGCGAAATCCCGCCGGTGCTGCTGCACGAAGTGCGGCCGAAGGCGCAGGCCACGCGCGCGTCGTTCCCGCAGCGCCAGCGCGATTTCGGCCACGCGAGTCTGGCGCCGTCGGTGGCCGTGCGTCTGGGCCAGAACGTCACCCACGTGAAGTTCGGCAGCGGCACCGTGACCGACATCGAAGGCGACGGCGCACATGCACGCGTGCAGGTCAATTTCGACGATGCCGGCAGCAAGTGGCTGGTGCTGGCTTACGCGAACCTGCAACCGGCCTGA